A single window of Mycolicibacterium aurum DNA harbors:
- a CDS encoding decaprenylphospho-beta-D-erythro-pentofuranosid-2-ulose 2-reductase: MVLDATGNPQTILLLGGTSEIALAIAERYLRNAHARVVLADVPGHPRKDAAMAQMTAAGAKAVDWIDFDALDTENHPKVIDAAFAQGDVDVAVVAFGLLGDAEELWKNQRKAVQIAGINYTAAVSVGVLLGEKMRAQGSGRIIAMSSAAGERVRRSNFVYGSTKAGLDGFYLGLGEALREYGVGVLVIRPGQVRTTTTIEHWKATGAKEAPFTVDKEEVAEMAVTASNKGKDLIWAPGTFRYVMMVLRHIPRPIFRKLPI, translated from the coding sequence TGATGCCACCGGCAACCCTCAGACCATCCTGCTTCTGGGCGGGACCTCTGAGATCGCCCTCGCGATCGCCGAGCGCTACCTGCGCAACGCCCACGCCCGCGTGGTGCTGGCCGATGTGCCCGGCCACCCACGCAAGGACGCCGCCATGGCCCAGATGACCGCGGCGGGCGCCAAGGCCGTCGACTGGATCGACTTCGACGCACTGGACACCGAGAACCACCCGAAGGTGATCGACGCCGCCTTCGCCCAGGGTGATGTCGATGTGGCGGTGGTGGCCTTCGGATTGCTCGGGGACGCCGAAGAACTCTGGAAGAACCAGCGCAAGGCCGTCCAGATCGCCGGGATCAACTACACCGCAGCGGTTTCGGTCGGCGTGCTGCTCGGGGAGAAGATGCGTGCCCAGGGTTCGGGCCGCATCATCGCGATGAGCTCGGCCGCCGGGGAGCGGGTCCGCCGCTCCAACTTCGTCTACGGCTCCACCAAGGCCGGCCTCGACGGCTTCTACCTGGGCCTCGGAGAGGCACTGCGCGAGTACGGAGTCGGTGTCCTGGTGATCCGTCCCGGGCAGGTGCGCACCACGACGACCATCGAGCACTGGAAGGCCACCGGGGCCAAGGAGGCTCCCTTCACCGTCGACAAGGAAGAGGTGGCCGAAATGGCGGTCACCGCGTCGAACAAGGGCAAGGACCTGATCTGGGCGCCGGGCACCTTCCGCTACGTGATGATGGTGCTGCGCCACATCCCGCGCCCCATCTTCCGCAAGCTGCCGATCTGA